The Fusarium keratoplasticum isolate Fu6.1 chromosome 8, whole genome shotgun sequence genome includes a region encoding these proteins:
- a CDS encoding Kinase, which yields MGSKGMPNRHELRDYNYAVAGHAGTLCTPNGELFIKPCTQSEIDFYQSATRRHPEFAEIMPLFMGSLMLSDPADSTIDEAVAGVISQTGDVKTSKEEIVASVRQQVAEAAAQPPKDTVTWVPSKDNKIKTDKAVVLDNATYGFKSPNILDVKLGVRLWADDAPLQKKQRFDKISAETTHGSLGFRIAGMRVYRGSEDATELDEEDYKIYDKDYGRMLVNKDNVVDEFRRFIFNKAAGIDEDLGKAVCAAFVRDLQRVEEVLSSHESRMYSSSLLFIFEGDGEALRSAIEENNALIDAEAGIGQAARTTKRVDSGIALDDDDELDEDSDLEASLPQIYGLKLIDFAHAEWAPGQGPDENSLTGVRSLLRIFEEMGQ from the exons atgggATCCAAAGGAATGCCTAATCGCCACGAGCTTCGCGACTACAACTACGCTGTCGCCGGCCA TGCCGGCACGCTCTGTACCCCCAATGGCGAGCTCTTTATCAAGCCCTGTACCCAGTCCGAGATTGATTTCTACCAGTCTGCTACTCGAAGGCACCCCGAATTCGCCGAGATCATGCCCTTGTTCATGGGCTCCCTGATGCTGAGCGACCCCGCTGACTCAACAATTGACGAAGCTGTTGCCGGTGTTATTTCCCAAACTGGAGATGTCAAGAcgtccaaggaggagattgtcgCCTCTGTCCGCCAGCAGGtcgccgaggctgctgcGCAACCGCCCAAGGACACTGTTACTTGGGTCCCTAGTAAggacaacaagatcaagaccgACAAGGCGGTTGTGCTAGACAATGCGACGTATGGGTTCAAGAGCCCCAACATTCTCGACGTCAAGCTTGGTGTCAGGCTATGGGCCGATGACGCCCCTCTacagaagaagcagcgcTTCGACAAGATCTCGGCCGAGACCACCCATGGCAGCTTGGGATTTCGTATTGCAGGCATGCGAGTCTATCGCGGATCAGAGGATGCTActgagctggacgaggaagatTACAAGATCTACGACAAGGATTATGGCCGAATGCTTGTCAACAAGGACAATGTCGTGGACGAGTTCCGAAGGTTCATCTTTAACAAGGCCGCCGGAATCGACGAGGATCTTGGAAAGGCTGTTTGCGCCGCCTTTGTAAGGGACCTGCAGAGGGTTGAGGAGGTTCTCTCAAGTCACGAGAGCCGCATGTACTCATCTTCGCTCCTGTTCATCTTTGAGGGTGACGGCGAGGCCCTACGGAGTGCTATTGAGGAGAACAATGCACTCATCGATGCGGAGGCCGGCATTGGCCAAGCGGCTCGAACTACCAAGAGGGTTGATAGTGGCATCGCtctggatgacgatgacgagctggacgaggactCAGACCTCGAGGCTTCGTTGCCGCAAATTTACGGCCTGAAGCTTATTGACTTTGCTCACGCCGAATGGGCGCCCGGCCAGGGACCTGACGAGAACTCACTGACTGGCGTAAGGAGTCTGCTCCGC